From the genome of Leishmania major strain Friedlin complete genome, chromosome 35:
CGCAGCCagtgcgccgcacgcgcaaGACTAGCTCAAAACCAGCCTCGctcagcgctgcgggcgctGCAATCACCAATGCGAAACGGGTCTGCCTCCCGCATTTGATCCCTCCGTCATGCATAAATGAGCTGCTCattttgtgcgtgcgtgtgcgtgttgttgttttggtTGTCTGTTGCAAAAGCCACCGCCCCTCTCATTGATCGCCTCACGCGCTAGCTTTCACACACGCCCTTCTTTTCTGCGTGTCCCTCCTTGCCTCAGTCCCTCCCACCCCTTACCCGCACATCCAATGGGGCACAAGACCGTCACTGTGAGAAGGTGTGCTGGCGCGGGGAAAAAAAGGGATGGGATGGGCCCTGGTTCTCCGTCACCTTCTCCATAGAAGACTTTGCGGGGTTTTCTTTCGTGAATCCACCTCAGGCATTCACACGCCGAAAAGAAAGGGACCGAcggcagaggaagagagaacgCAAGAAAAACCGGCTccagagagagggcgggggtGCCACCAAACAAAAGTCAGAGGACGCAAAGAAAGAAAATAGAAACAACGCTCCTCTCCCCACACACTCACGCCTGGAgcaccacagcgccgccagccTTGCGTATCTTCTTGTCGGCCAGCTTGCTCACGTAGCGCGCCTTCACGATGCACGGCACCTGGATGTGGCCGTTGCCCAGCAGCTTCGCGTACCCGCTCGACTGCAGGTCCACCACAGGCAAAGTCCCGcccttcgccgccttcgccgcctcctccgcagcaATCAGGCGCGACAAGTTGTTCAGGTTGATCGTCGGCTTCCACATCGGGTTCTTCTTGCGGTGGTAGTGGTCCATGCCCAGCTTACCAAAGTACCCGGGGTGGTACTTGTCGAAGTTgatgcggtggtggtgcataCCGCCAGCGTTACCGCGACCGGACTCATGCTTGCGGTGCTTGCCTACGCGACCGTAGCCGCAGAACGTTGAGCCACGCTGGTGGCGGCACTTCTTGAAGCGGGTCGGCATTTTCGGCAAGGGAACGAAACGAGCTGTAGAGGAAAAGTGATGAGGGATTACACGAGAAGGGTATTAGGAAAGAAAGCACAAGCGAAAGATGAAGGTAGAAAGAGGCACAACGACAGAATGAGAAGTGATGCGATGGGCAGAGGTTTTTAGATCGAGGGGTCGTAAGTACATGTAGTTGAAGGAGGTGCGTCGAGCGGCAAAGATAAACGTGGTGGCCCCTCGGCTTGTATTTGAGAAACGCACAAACGCTCGCAGACGCACGGAGCCAAGCATACGCGTCGTGGCTCAAGAATGCCGGAGGAGCGAGGAGCGAACGACGGGTCGATGAGAGCCTGGTTGCCGTACGCAAAGATTCTGCTTAGCTTGACGTGCTAAGAGATGCGTTGCGTACAAGCCGCGTTTTGCTGCATTTGCGGTGTGAAGGCCAAGAGCAGACTCTCCTCTCACGCTCTCTTGTTATGGAGGTTAAGTGGGGTGGGTGttatcttttttttttcgaatggaagagaaacaaaacgaaaatTTGTGTTGCTGTGCGTCGCGTGATGCGCTGGAACGCAGTACCGGATGTGCAGCGCGCTACGGAACGCTGATTAGACGATTGCGGGGGCGTGCGTGGAGATCTTGGGCCACAGGTCTGCAGACTCCTTCGCCACCGGGCCAGCAATGCCGGAACCCTTCATTTCACCCTTGGGGTTCACGATCACGCCAGCGTTGTCCTCGAAGTAGATGACCGTACCGTCCTTGCGGCGCCAGCTCTTGCGCTGACGGATGATCACAGCGTTCAGCACcttcttgcgcagctccggcttGCCCTTCTTCACAGAACACATCACCATATCGCCCAGGGCAGCAGACGGCAGACGGTTAAGACGGCCGTGGTAGCCCTTCACGGAGATGACGTACAGGTTCTTGGCACCGGTGTTGTCCGCGCAGTTCACCACTGCGCCGACGGGCAGCGCAACGGAAACGCGGAAGCGGCAGCCCTTGACGTTGGCCTGATCCTTACCCATGATTGCAACACTTTATGGAATGCGCACGCATATGATAGGGAGGGAAACACGAACAAAGGGGCGCGAGTGAGCgatagtgtgtgtgtggggggggggggggcaggagaGATtgaaagggagggagcgggtTACGGTGAAGTGGTC
Proteins encoded in this window:
- a CDS encoding putative 60S ribosomal protein L27A/L29 (previous protein_id=AAZ14601.1); translation: MPTRFKKCRHQRGSTFCGYGRVGKHRKHESGRGNAGGMHHHRINFDKYHPGYFGKLGMDHYHRKKNPMWKPTINLNNLSRLIAAEEAAKAAKGGTLPVVDLQSSGYAKLLGNGHIQVPCIVKARYVSKLADKKIRKAGGAVVLQA
- a CDS encoding putative 60S ribosomal protein L23 (previous protein_id=AAZ14602.1) translates to MGKDQANVKGCRFRVSVALPVGAVVNCADNTGAKNLYVISVKGYHGRLNRLPSAALGDMVMCSVKKGKPELRKKVLNAVIIRQRKSWRRKDGTVIYFEDNAGVIVNPKGEMKGSGIAGPVAKESADLWPKISTHAPAIV